A genomic segment from Leptotrichia sp. OH3620_COT-345 encodes:
- the groL gene encoding chaperonin GroEL (60 kDa chaperone family; promotes refolding of misfolded polypeptides especially under stressful conditions; forms two stacked rings of heptamers to form a barrel-shaped 14mer; ends can be capped by GroES; misfolded proteins enter the barrel where they are refolded when GroES binds) encodes MAKIIKFNEEARKALETGVDTLADAVKVTLGPKGRNVILDKGYGIPTITNDGVTIAKEIELKDPFENLGAQIVKEVATKSNDVAGDGTTTATVLAQALIKEGLKMVASGANPVFIRKGMEKASKKVIEELVKRAKKIESNDEIAQVGAISASDEEIGKLIAQAMEKVGESGVITVEEAKSLDTTLEVVEGMQFDNGYLSPYMVSDSERMVVELDNPFILITDKKISSMKELLPILEKTVETGKPMLIIAEDVEGEALATLVVNKLRGTLNIAAVKAPAFGDRRKAMLEDIAILTGGEVISEEKGIKLENAEIDFLGQAKKVRITKDNTVIVDGVGESKDIQARIAQIKNTIETTTSDYDKEKLQERLAKLSGGVAVIKVGAATETEMKERKLRIEDALNATKAAVEEGIVPGGGTILVQIAKAIEDYKLEGEEGLGVEIVKRALYSPMKQIVVNAGLDAGVVVEKVKNSEAEVGFDAAKEEYVDMVKAGIIDPAKVTRSAIQNAISVSSVLLTTEVAVANEKEEAPMGGGMPGGMGMPGMM; translated from the coding sequence ATGGCAAAAATAATTAAATTTAACGAAGAAGCAAGAAAAGCCTTAGAAACGGGAGTAGATACGCTAGCGGATGCTGTAAAAGTAACATTGGGACCTAAAGGAAGAAATGTAATTTTAGATAAAGGATATGGAATACCTACAATTACAAATGATGGAGTTACAATTGCAAAAGAAATTGAATTAAAGGATCCTTTTGAAAATCTGGGAGCTCAGATTGTAAAAGAAGTCGCTACAAAATCAAATGATGTTGCAGGAGACGGGACTACTACAGCAACTGTACTGGCTCAAGCTTTAATAAAAGAAGGATTGAAAATGGTAGCTTCTGGAGCAAACCCTGTTTTCATAAGAAAAGGAATGGAAAAAGCTTCTAAGAAAGTTATCGAAGAATTGGTAAAAAGAGCGAAAAAAATAGAATCAAATGATGAAATAGCACAAGTAGGAGCAATTTCAGCTTCTGATGAAGAAATAGGAAAGTTAATAGCACAAGCTATGGAAAAAGTGGGAGAATCAGGTGTAATTACTGTTGAAGAAGCAAAGTCTCTTGATACTACACTTGAAGTAGTGGAAGGAATGCAGTTTGATAATGGATATTTATCACCTTATATGGTTTCGGATTCTGAAAGAATGGTTGTAGAACTTGATAATCCGTTTATTCTTATAACTGATAAAAAAATATCAAGTATGAAGGAGTTATTACCGATACTTGAAAAAACCGTCGAAACAGGTAAACCGATGCTTATAATTGCTGAAGATGTTGAAGGAGAAGCACTTGCAACGTTAGTAGTAAACAAACTTAGAGGAACTTTAAATATTGCAGCGGTTAAAGCGCCTGCATTTGGAGATAGAAGAAAAGCAATGCTTGAAGATATAGCAATATTAACAGGTGGAGAAGTAATTTCTGAAGAGAAAGGTATAAAACTTGAAAATGCTGAGATAGACTTTTTAGGGCAAGCTAAAAAAGTTAGAATTACAAAAGATAATACTGTTATCGTAGATGGTGTAGGAGAAAGTAAGGATATTCAGGCAAGAATTGCTCAAATAAAAAATACTATTGAAACTACTACATCAGATTATGATAAAGAAAAATTGCAGGAAAGATTGGCAAAATTATCAGGAGGAGTTGCAGTTATAAAAGTAGGAGCTGCTACAGAAACTGAAATGAAAGAAAGAAAACTGAGAATAGAAGATGCGTTAAATGCTACAAAAGCAGCAGTTGAAGAGGGTATAGTTCCGGGAGGAGGAACAATACTTGTTCAGATAGCTAAAGCAATAGAAGACTATAAACTCGAAGGGGAAGAAGGTTTAGGAGTGGAAATAGTAAAGAGAGCTCTATACTCACCTATGAAACAGATAGTTGTAAATGCAGGACTTGATGCCGGAGTAGTAGTGGAAAAAGTTAAAAATTCTGAAGCAGAAGTAGGTTTTGATGCTGCAAAAGAAGAATATGTGGATATGGTGAAAGCAGGAATAATCGATCCCGCAAAAGTCACAAGATCGGCTATTCAAAATGCAATATCAGTGTCATCAGTATTACTGACAACTGAAGTTGCAGTTGCAAATGAAAAAGAAGAAGCACCTATGGGTGGAGGAATGCCGGGTGGAATGGGAATGCCGGGAATGATGTAA
- the groES gene encoding co-chaperone GroES: MKIKPLGKRVLIKQVEQEEVTKSGIVLPGTVSKEKPITGEVLAIGKEVEDVKAGDKVIFEKYSGTEVKDGDENYLILDIDNVLGIVE, from the coding sequence ATGAAAATAAAACCTTTAGGAAAAAGAGTTTTGATAAAACAGGTTGAGCAGGAAGAAGTAACAAAAAGCGGAATAGTTCTTCCGGGAACGGTTTCTAAAGAAAAGCCTATTACAGGAGAAGTTCTGGCAATAGGAAAAGAAGTTGAAGATGTAAAAGCAGGAGACAAAGTAATTTTTGAAAAATATTCAGGAACTGAAGTAAAGGACGGAGATGAGAATTATCTTATATTAGATATAGATAATGTACTTGGAATAGTTGAGTAA
- a CDS encoding Xaa-Pro peptidase family protein — protein MDKRTEKLTRILNELNLDGIFLTDLYNLRYFTGFTGTTGVALVTKKGNYFYSDFRYRSQAEEEVSKMGFEFKETTRGSLKFVGQDAEKLGIKKIGFEDKNVTFSLYETIKEIFKADLVPIGDKLLLERMVKTDEEISLIKKAVEISDIAFSEVLKIIKEGISEKEIAAYMEYIQRKMGADDKSFETIVASGVRSAMPHGVASDKKIQKEEFITMDFGAYYNGYVSDMTRTIYYGNNITKKHNEVYNLVLEAQMLGINTIKEGLMSDNVDKTVRDFLTEKGYGQYFGHGLGHGIGVEVHELPYLSGMSHIELKENMVVTSEPGLYFEGWGGVRIEDDVVVKKDGCEILNKSNKELIIINN, from the coding sequence ATGGACAAAAGAACTGAAAAATTAACGAGAATTTTAAATGAATTGAATCTTGACGGAATATTTTTGACAGATTTATACAACTTAAGATATTTTACAGGATTTACCGGGACTACAGGAGTAGCTCTCGTAACTAAAAAAGGGAATTATTTTTATTCTGATTTCAGATATAGAAGCCAAGCTGAAGAAGAAGTTTCAAAAATGGGATTTGAATTTAAAGAAACAACAAGAGGTTCGTTAAAATTTGTAGGACAAGATGCTGAAAAACTGGGTATTAAAAAAATAGGATTTGAAGATAAAAATGTAACATTTTCATTGTATGAAACAATAAAAGAAATATTTAAAGCAGACCTTGTTCCTATAGGGGATAAACTTTTACTGGAAAGAATGGTGAAAACAGATGAGGAAATCAGTTTAATTAAAAAAGCAGTAGAAATAAGCGATATAGCATTTAGTGAAGTACTGAAAATTATAAAAGAGGGGATTTCGGAAAAAGAAATAGCAGCTTATATGGAATATATTCAAAGAAAGATGGGAGCAGACGACAAATCATTTGAAACAATTGTAGCAAGCGGCGTAAGATCTGCAATGCCTCACGGAGTGGCTTCGGATAAGAAAATACAGAAAGAAGAATTTATTACGATGGATTTTGGTGCTTATTATAATGGATATGTATCGGATATGACAAGAACGATTTATTACGGAAATAATATAACTAAAAAACATAACGAAGTATATAATCTTGTTTTGGAAGCACAGATGCTCGGTATTAATACAATAAAAGAAGGTTTGATGTCCGATAATGTGGATAAGACAGTAAGAGACTTTCTGACTGAAAAAGGATATGGACAATATTTCGGTCATGGATTAGGACACGGTATAGGAGTTGAAGTTCATGAACTGCCATATTTATCAGGAATGTCTCATATAGAATTAAAGGAAAATATGGTAGTTACATCAGAACCCGGACTTTATTTTGAAGGTTGGGGTGGAGTAAGAATAGAAGACGATGTTGTTGTGAAAAAGGACGGATGTGAAATTTTAAATAAAAGTAATAAAGAACTTATAATAATAAATAACTAA